One window of the Bacillota bacterium genome contains the following:
- a CDS encoding DUF3307 domain-containing protein yields the protein MTSLQGFFQVVHSETVRASLAWIFVLAHVLGDFLFQGDGVVRGRREGRAQAYATHALVHLALLAVLSWPALSAALVGAWLAVAAAHVAIDALKDAWRRRAAPAGGPPGVWAFLLDQAAHVWVIFFVVRLPSAQALQPWRGGEAVLGLLAGVSPPEYLGHPAWWRMVAVYAAVILGGAVLVRTALEACRVEPGAAGFAGSERELPRIGAYVGMLERALILTFLLSEAPAAVGFVIAAKSIARFKELENKAFAEYYLVGTLVSVVVALGGYLIVRSPL from the coding sequence TGCTGGGCGATTTCCTGTTCCAGGGGGACGGCGTCGTGCGCGGCCGGCGGGAGGGGCGCGCGCAGGCTTACGCGACGCACGCCCTGGTGCACCTCGCGCTGCTGGCCGTCTTGAGCTGGCCGGCCCTGTCGGCGGCCCTCGTGGGCGCGTGGCTGGCCGTGGCGGCGGCGCATGTTGCCATCGACGCGTTGAAGGATGCGTGGCGCAGGAGGGCGGCACCGGCTGGCGGGCCGCCGGGCGTGTGGGCGTTCCTGCTCGATCAGGCGGCGCACGTGTGGGTCATCTTCTTCGTGGTGCGTCTGCCATCCGCGCAGGCGCTGCAGCCATGGCGCGGGGGCGAGGCGGTTCTTGGCCTGCTGGCGGGAGTCTCCCCGCCCGAATACCTGGGTCACCCCGCGTGGTGGCGCATGGTGGCCGTCTACGCCGCGGTCATCCTGGGCGGGGCCGTGCTGGTGCGCACGGCGCTCGAGGCATGCCGGGTCGAGCCGGGCGCGGCCGGCTTTGCGGGGTCTGAACGCGAACTGCCCCGCATCGGGGCCTACGTGGGGATGCTGGAGCGCGCCCTCATCCTGACGTTTCTCCTGTCCGAGGCCCCCGCGGCCGTTGGCTTCGTCATCGCCGCCAAGTCCATCGCGCGCTTCAAGGAACTGGAGAACAAAGCCTTCGCCGAGTACTACCTGGTGGGGACGCTCGTGAGCGTGGTGGTAGCTCTGGGCGGGTATTTGATCGTGAGGAGCCCGCTTTGA